AAGAAAACAAGCTATTACAACAAATGTCTTGATGACAGCTGTGTTGTTTAGGAGGGACAGAAGGACACATGGGGCTTCCAGAGTGTCACGACATTCTGTTTCTGTGTCTGGGTCGTGGTTGCATTGCATAGATGTTCCATTCGTGAATATTTGTTACACTGTGCTTTTGTgtgttttactttaaaagttttgttaaagaaaagtcattgttaatataattattcatttaaaaagtttaagggaAAAATCCCATAATCATCAATAATACCAATACTAATAATCAGTACTAATAGTTTGTCAACACTAATAACCTATATCAATACTAATAATCAGTAAGACCCAGAAAAAcgtttttataaaaatcaagtttaaaaaaaatgcttaaatctTCTTTAAGATGTTAGCTACCAAAACTTTACAGCTAATgtcatatttaatgataaaactttaagggcaggtgtggtggctctcgcctataatcctagcactcttggaggccgaggtgggaggatcacttgagatcagggttttgagaccagcctgagtaagagtgagaccctgactctactaaaaatagaaaaaaattagtcaagcaactgaaaatagaaacaaaacattagccgggcatggtggcgcatacctgtagtcccagctactggggaggctgaggcaggaggatcgcttgagcccaggagtttgaggttgctgtgagctaggctgacgccacgggactctagctcgggcaacagagtgagactctgtctcaaaaaaaaaaaaaaataaaaaaataaaaaaataaaaaaataaaaaaataaaaaataagtacacCTAAAGCACATAAGAAACATGAGacgggagaaggaaagaaggggaagTGGACTATATGAATTGCATCATCACTCACAGCAGGGACTCGGGGGATTAGGGCGGAAGCACTGTCAGAAATGGCAAACGGAGTCACTTCTGTTGTTTGTGCTCCTCGGCCCCAGGACGGTTGAAAGAGACGAATACGGGAGTGGCCCGAGGGACACCGGGCGGGCAGGGACTCCCAGGGCCCCTGCGAGGCGCGACACAGCGCGTCACAGCCGCTCCGGCGTCTGGGCAGGTCCGGCCCCCGGGCAGAGGCTGAGTCCTTCCCGGCGAACACCGGAGCTCAGGCGGAGCGTGAGCAGACAGGTGTCGCCGCCGTGACCCCAAGCGGGGCGGAACTCAGAGGAGGCCCGCCTGCAGCCTGCGGGCCCCGCGCGCCGGGCGTCCCTCGGCCCCTCCCGCGTGGACGCGGGGTTCCCTCCGGCCGCCCTGTTCTGGTTAGGCCGCGTCCTCGCCGTGCAGGACCCGCGGCCCGTCCTGGGACCGCGTCCTCGCCGTGCAGGACCCGCGCTCGTCCTGGGACCGCGTCCTCGTCCCGGGACCGCGTCCTCGCCGTGCAGGACCCGCGCTCGTCCCGGGACCGCGTCCTCGCCGTGCAGGGCCCGCGCTCGTCCTGGGACCGCGTCCTCGTCCCGGGACCGCGTCCTCGCCGTGCAGGACCCGCGCTCGTCCTGGGACCGCGCCCTCGCCGTGCAGGACCCGCGCTCGTCCCGGGACCGCGTCCTCGCCGTGCAGGACCCGCGCTCGTCCCGGGACCGCGTCCTCGCCGTGCAGGACCCGCGCTCGTCCCGGGACCGCGTCCTCGCCGTGCAGGACCCGCGCTCGTCCCGGGACCGCGTCCTCGCCGTGCAGGGCCCGCGCTCGTCCTGGGACCGCGTCCTCGTCCCGGGACCGCGCCCTCGCCGTGCAGGACCCGCGCTCGTCCTGGGACCGCGTCCTCGCCGTGCAGGGCCCGCGCTCGTCCCGGGACCGCGTCCTCGCCGTGCAGGACCCGCGCTCGTCCTGGGACCGCGCCCTCGCCGTGCAGGACCCGCGGCCCGTCCGGGGACAGCGTCCTCGCCGTGCAGGACCCGCGCTCGTCCGGGGACAGACGTTCGCAGCTCGGTTGCAGGTGCGCCGCGGTCCCTCTGCAGGTGTCAGGGCCTCGCGGGTGACGTGGTGACCGCGGCTGGGGGAGATGCAGCCAGGGATCGCAGACCTACAGCTGCCGGCTCCAGACGCCGGCCACTGTCGCCGCCCCAGCGAGGGACGGAGCCGGTGCGCGCGGTCGCGGCGGGTGCGGAGCCGGGCGGGCGGAGATGTCCCCTCGGCTCCGCACGGCCCCGCCTACGCGGGCTGCTCCGAGCCGAGCCGGGAGAGCGCGGGGGTGATGGTGACGGGGACCCACGGCCGGCAGGGTGGCCACAGGGAGGACAGTGCTGAGGGGGCCGGCCTGGGATCGGTCCGGCTCTCACCTGCTCCTTCCCCTTAGGGTGGGCGCTGCCCATCCGCCCGACGCCGAGCCGGGCTGGAGGAGTTGAGACGCTGATGTTTGCGGTTCGGGGTCAACGCTCCGGCTCTTTGGCCGCGTGCGGTCCCTGTCCCCGCACACGCGTGCGCACGGACCTGCGCTGCCCCGGTAACCACACAGGCGGGTTTCAGAATTGGGATGGCACTGGAGAACCACGTGGGTGTGGTCACCATGGGGGTGTGACATCACATGCTTTTCTTCACCACTGAAAGGCTCGGACTCATTAAGCAGCCCAGACTAAGACAGGTAGCGCGTGGAGTCTCTCGGTATTCAGACCGCGTCGCATGCGTTGCTGCGAGACCTCATTCTTGTATGTGAGTAGTTTGGTTGCCTGGCGTAGCGTGTGCACGTTAGAAAGTACTAAGCAGAGAATCTGCTTCATATTCAcaatttttgctcttttattgGTGATGGTGGTATTAAACTCACCTCTAGGGTTGTTGTaagccctgtgtgtgtgtgtgtgtgtgtgtgtgcgcgtattTTTAACTAGAATAAAAAGCCTATGTCAGAAATTCAGCCATATATCTTGTCTCCCATGAAGGCATGCTTCGGTGTGATAGCTCCAGAAACGTCATTGACGGCCAAACAGGGGAATGAGTGAGAAAGGTACAGATGAACTCCATTCGATTACAACCATTTCAAAACCATTTCCTGCCGGGCTGT
The sequence above is a segment of the Microcebus murinus isolate Inina chromosome 32, M.murinus_Inina_mat1.0, whole genome shotgun sequence genome. Coding sequences within it:
- the LOC142865748 gene encoding uncharacterized protein LOC142865748, whose translation is MAAGRNSEEARLQPAGPARRASLGPSRVDAGFPPAALFWLGRVLAVQDPRPVLGPRPRRAGPALVLGPRPRPGTASSPCRTRARPGTASSPCRARARPGTASSSRDRVLAVQDPRSSWDRALAVQDPRSSRDRVLAVQDPRSSRDRVLAVQDPRSSRDRVLAVQDPRSSRDRVLAVQGPRSSWDRVLVPGPRPRRAGPALVLGPRPRRAGPALVPGPRPRRAGPALVLGPRPRRAGPAARPGTASSPCRTRARPGTDVRSSVAGWALPIRPTPSRAGGVETLMFAVRGQRSGSLAACGPCPRTRVRTDLRCPGSDSLSSPD